GCCGTTGAACAGCTCGCGTCCCTGCTCGAGAACGACGAGGACGTGGTCCTGACAGGATGGATACTCCAGGAGATCCTTCAGGCGTTCCGCTCGGATTCCTCGTTCGGCAGGGTGGCCAGGCATCTCGAGCCGTTTCCACTTCTCGACCTGGGTCGACGCGAGTTCGTTGCGGCGGCATCGCTCCACAGGGTGTGCGCCTCGACGGGGGTGAGCGCCTCGACAGCCGACTGCCAGATCGCCGCCGCAGCCATCCGTCACGATTGCCTCCTGCTCACCGCGGATAGGGAATTCGACAGGATCGCGCGGGTCAGCCCTCTGAAGCTGGTCTGAGCCTCGGGCGAACCCAGCGCTCACCCGGCTGCCGCGCCCGCCTTCACCCGTCTGAGCGCGACCGTCTCCACGCTGCGCTTGTCGCCTCCCACGAACGTGAAGACGACGTTGAGATGGTCGGCGTCGACGAGCTGGAGATCGATCGCCTCGACGTGGCCGGCGTCGGGAGATCGCAGGTTCGTGACGTCCACCAGCGTGAAGGCGATCGTGCCGTGGGCGAGGTCGATCGTCTTCGCCTTGAGGCGCGGCTGGTTTCCCGCGGCGCAGTAGTGGGTGACCCTCAGGTCGTCTCCGTCCTGGTGGTAGACGCTCGTCATGATGGGCTCGCCGGCCACGATCAGGTTCTCGATCAGGGCGGTGCCGTTGCCGGTCAGGTAGTAGCGGGCGTTCATTCCGCCGGTGCCGGTGCGGCCGCCGGACCACTCCGACGTCCCCTCCCAGT
The Acidobacteriota bacterium genome window above contains:
- a CDS encoding PIN domain nuclease — protein: MRVLVDTSVWSLALRRKGPTEHPAVEQLASLLENDEDVVLTGWILQEILQAFRSDSSFGRVARHLEPFPLLDLGRREFVAAASLHRVCASTGVSASTADCQIAAAAIRHDCLLLTADREFDRIARVSPLKLV